The genomic interval TGACCTGATGGAAAATGATGTCCTTTGTTTAGGTTAGTTTTTCTGCCAAGTTAGCAAGTTGAATCAACTGATGGAGGGATCTAGTGAGTACCAGAAGCAAGGTAAGTGAGGAAGAACCTGCAAAGGGAGGTTGAGGGTGGGCAAGAGAACAGGAATCTTTCCCTTCTAATGGTAGTGGAGCTATTAGATAACTTGACTGCAATGTGTGTAGCTTGACTCTGTCTCACTTTTTAACCCCGTTCAGTGTACTTCATGTATTTACTCCAGTTTCTTCCTTTGCAACAGTTTGTATTCTCTCCCTTCGCAATTACTCAATTAATTTACTTTCAGGCTTCGTTTACTTGTGGTGATGCCCCCTGGGAAAATCTTTAAGGTGATTGGCCTCTCAGAGCTTTTATGTGCTAGGTAGGCTTATTGACCAACTGTTTCTAGCTGTAATAGAGTTGTTCATGAAGACAGTGGCCAATTAGGAGATTGTGTCTCACAGTTGAAGAAAAGATGATTGCAGGGCAAAATTACTGATGGTACTGCTGAAGCAGTACAGGGAGGTAGTGTTAGAATTGCAGGGAGATCCCTGGGCAGGACTTAGAGGCAGGGGTAAAGACACAAAGGGAAGCCAGAACCTGGAACAGCAGCTATGTGCTTAttgataatagattttttttttttgtccaggttTTGAGGAATAAGTTTGAAGCAGCAGTTCTCTGATTTAGTGAGCCTTCCTCAGCAGTGTTAACGCTACTGTCCTACTTTAGTTAGTCACCTGCTGCCCTTAACACCATTCCAGAATTGAAGAACTTATGTGTCTGGGAGAGAATGTTACTGTACCTCCTCTGCTGTTGTGCTGATCTGTTTGTTTAGTCTCCTGGAAAAAGTAGTGTAAAGAAGAGTGAAGCCTCAGTGAAGCTGTGAAGCCCataatttctgtatttgaaaagatCTAGATACAGCGTCTATGCTGGTGCTGTGAGATCTCGGAAGTGCAGGGGGTCTCATTTAGAGTTGTATCAGATAGGCTGCAGAGGAACCAGCTGGTGGTGTTGGAAACAAACAAGCTGCTAGTGTTATCCAGACCATcggaagatatttttaaatcttacatGAGATGGTTTGCTTCTAGGAAATCTGTTTTTCAATGGAATTCCATTGAGTAAATCTAATCACTTTTGCCCTTGCCCCTTTCTGGCTCTAATCTCTCCTGCTGTTATTCCCTATATAGCCCATATTTCTTGGTGGGGGAAACTCCCTGCTCGTCCCCATGTGTTACTTTTCTGCTGAACGTTCTTTGCAGTCTTGCTTCTCTTCCTCTTGGCTGATGAAAGCCTTCTCCAATCTTTACTCATTGATGTAGTTCACCATGACCCATCTTTCTGCTGCTAGAAGATGTCTCTGGCCCTGCGTGACCTTTTCAGAAATTTTCTCCTCACATTTATTGCTAGTGATCCCTTTATTCACTCTGCTTCTCATTCCATTCCCCCTTAAAGCAACTTGCCACCACAGATATCAGGTTCCAGTCCAATACTTGAGTTATGAGCTGTCAGGAACAATGACTAGCCAGAAGTGCATGtgatcagagaaagaaagaataatcaGGAGTTGGCGGCTAAACTGTGAGAAGGAGGGACTGAGTTGGTAAATTTGCAGCACGACAGTGGAGTTGTGGGATAATTTTACTTCTTCTGGGACTAGAGAAAAGGGGGATCGTAAGTTGGGAAAGTGAAATGGGAGACTTGTGTACACACAAGTCCACACGCACAGTGTCATTTGCCTTAATTCACTAGCCTTGAAGTAGAGGTGATCAAATCTGTAAACCAAATGATTGTCTGAGCGAGCTGAAGCTGGTACTTAACTTTCCTGCCTTTTTAAGAATTCAGGATAGCTGTAGCTTCCACTGCAGCATGGCAATAAAAATGTGAGAACGTGTACATTATATTTTTGACTATGGtaataaaacttttaaactaCGAGTATAACTTCTGGGTGATTTCAGACCCACGGCATCCCCAGCCCCCTATGATGTGGCAAAGTGGTGTAAGAGGCTTAGTACTGAGATACTCAAGTGAAAAAGCTGTACAATGCAATGAAATACAGTTTAGTTTTTTTCTCAAGCATGACTTATTTTCCGATTCTCTTGATTTAGGTCTGGAGTCAATCTCAGTCTGAGCTCCCAGGATCCTGTCACCATGGAGACTGAAAGTGAGCAGAACTCCAGTTCCACCAGTGGGAGCTCCAGTTCCGGAGGAAGCACCCGTCCTCAGATATCACAGATGTCTCTGTATGAGCGACAGGCGGTACAGGTAAGGCACTTTTATGTTCTAGGACAGGATGTTTGTCCGTGGAAGGTGGCCATGAGCCCTTCTTTATTGCTCTGACCTGACATGTATCAAGGTAGGCGTGTGCTTAGAGGACTGTCATGTTTTCAGATTTAGGAATTCTTGTGCTAGGCCAGATTTTTACTCTATATAGCCTGATACTCTACTTCATGTTTTATAGGTGACTCTTCCAGTGTCCAGTCTCTTAAATTTAATCAGTCCTGTGATCTAATAGATTGATCTTAGCCTGCTGTCCTATAACAAGTTGTTCACTTTATCATCCCAGTTCCTCTGGAACATCTGTACGGTATAGGAACATGGGTCTGACTGCCTACTCGACTATGCACATCCCCAAGTTCCAAGAGCTTATTAAAGTCTTACAAGTGTTTCTGCTGTCCTGGAATACACCTGTGATTCAGTCTGTAACTGAATTTGTAGTTGTACTACTTATTTTGATGCTCTAATCTGGCGGcttgacttttttctttgggACCAGGGATGTCTCGTGGCTGTTATTTAGATCCTGGTTTCTCTTTCTAGTCATGTTTCAAGGGCACAATATCTTTGACAATtggattttcctctttctccaggcCCTTCAGGCACTCCAGAGACAGCCCAATGCAGCCCAGTACTTCCATCAGTTTATGCTCCAGCAGCAGCTTAACAGTGCCCAACTTCACAGCTTGGCTGCTGTCCAGCAGGTGAGTTGCCAAGgggcagaaggaaagaaattagaTCATTCTCTGGGGAAGATTTTCATTCTCTGTTTATGCAGTGACTTGTATGATGAGGTCCTGATTCACAATTAGACCTCTAGTCCCTAAACATGTATTTAAAGGTAATGCAAACAACTAAGAAACAGGAAGCTAGATGGAAAGATCCATTTGACTTTCAGATACAGAGCAGGACAAGATAAAATCTGGGTTCCCCATAAGGGAATCTACTTTTTGGAAGCATATGATTACCATATGATCAGCCCCTGTACCTCCTTTAATAAAAAATGGATGATTACATCAGTAGTGGATACAGTAGCATTTTAAAACTCAAACTTCATCTTAAAAGGAAGCATGCATTGTTGTTTCTCTGAGAATGCACGTGGTCTTGGGCGCATGAAATATCACATGGCGTCCTCTCAATTTTTTATGTCTTTACACTTAGTATCCCATGTTTTCTTTTATCAGCTACTAGCAAGATGGATTTGGGGAAGACCTTGTCCAGCAAGGAGGGTGTTTCTTTAATTGAGTTCTGTTTGTATAAATCAAAGTGATGTATGAAGCCTAATTGTCAGgcaattattttctttagcaACTTTGTTCACCTGTCAGACTTTATCCTCAGTTGAAGATGAATTTTGTGTGATGTGACAATAGTGCGCTCTCTGTGTAACATCTCCCTCAGTAGTTGCAGTCTTTGGATATCAATCCAGGaatcagagtcacagaatggttgaggttggaagggacctctggagatcatctagtccaacctccctgctcaagcagggtcctctacagcacattgcccaggattgtgtccagacgtgttttgaatatctccagggaaggagactccacaacctctctgggcaacctcttccagggctcagtcaccttcacaggaaagaaatttttcctcaggttcagagagAACTTCCTatggttcagtttatgcctgttgcctcttgtcctgtcactgggcaccacggagaagagtctggcctcatcctcttgacactcccccttcagatacttgtacacattgatgagatccccctcagtcttctcttctccagactgaacaggcgcagctctcccagcctttcctcataggagagatgctccagtcccttaatcatcttcatagccctttgttggactctctccagcagccagtagctccatgtctctcttgtactggagagcccggaactggacacagtaacCCAGatgcggcctccccagggctgaggagagggggaggatcacctcccttgaagGTAGTTCTCAAATCTCTACCTGCAGCTTTATAGTTTAGGGGGAACAGAATCCTCTTGCTAGTTTCACAGAAATCTTAGTTATAGACCAACTGAACTCACTACCCCTTGCAGGGCACCTGCTGTGGGATCCTATAGGGCAGAAAAAATTATCTAACATTATTTACCCTCTTTCACCAACCGTACCTGCTGTAATCAGAAATTTGTTACCTTGAGTACTATCATTGCACACCTGTTACTAACTGGCATGACGTGCCCAACATAGTGTTAATGTGGGGCTTAACTGGGTTTTACCAGAGTGGGTTGGAGCAGCAGGATGAGGGTTGTAGTTTGTAGCGTGACAAGCTGGGGCAGTGGTAGAATATATACCCCTGGGTGGAAGACTGGAGATCGCACACTCTAAGTGTCTGTTGTCCACTACCTGAGGCGATGTACAGGACTGAACTGGCTGGGGAAGAGGAGGTACCTTGCTGAGTTGCTACACCTGTTTTGTGGGGCATAGCAGAGATTTGTAGTCATTACATTGTGTTACAGTTCTCAGGAATGGGAGAGGGTAGTGATGATGGGACGAGGTGTTCTGGCCAAGTCAAATATTTGGATTGGATTTAAAGGTTCATTCCAGGTGCTCATTTCTCTGCCAATCTCTTTTGCAGGCTACAATAGCAGCCAGTAGACAGGCCAGCTCCCCCAGCACCAGTACCCCACAACAGACCACCACTACCCAGGCTTCTGTAAGTAATCGCTTCCCCAAACATACTAAAGCCTTGCCCCGcttgttctttctcctctttgtctTTTAGGAAGGAAATCAGCCAAGAAATCACAGCTGATAAGGATGCTGGGAATCCACAAGATACAGACAACTTTGAGGATTTGGGGTGCTGTCATTATTGGTGGGGGTTGAGGAGCCAAGAGAAGGTTTCTGAGTGGGAGAGGCCTCTTAGCTGGAAAGGTAGAAACTGATCTCTTTTTGCTGAGGCTTTGAGGATGCATTATCATGGATTAGGAGAGGATCAAGACTTCTGAGAAGGAGAAGGAGTTATGATCAGCTTGAAAGGGATTGTACTTTTATTTCTTCGGTAGAGGAAAAGTGACTTATTGAGTGAGAGGAGGTCTGGGTTTGTCCTGAGTATTGAGGAACTgggatttatttaaataatagaaGAGTTGGTAGGGTAGATtagtatttttttgtctttaagtgagaggctggagagagaaatGTAGTTCTTTTGGATCTCTGCAAAGTTGCATGTTAACAGTGATACTCAGGTTCAGTGTACAAGTCTAAGTGTACTAGTCTTCTTCTAGCCAGAAGTTTAGATTGCATAGACCCTTAAGACAAGAGTTTGTTTCTTCTTGCCCTGACTGCAGGATACAGGGAAAAGCTATAAAATGCCTATTCTGACTGCGCCCCAATGCGATAATTTGTACTCGCTTCTTTGCCCCCATTGTTTCCTATGTGATTTGGggcttttctctgttttaagaTCAACCTAGCCACCACATCGGCTGCGCAACTGATCAGTCGCTCACAGAGTGTGAGTTCCCCCAGTGCCACAACCCTGACGCAGTCTGTGCTCCTTGGGAATACCACCTCACCGCCTCTCAACCAGTCACAAGCCCAGATGTATCTCCGGGTAAGAGATGTATACACAAAGCGTGTCCTGATCATGAACCCCGTTTCCCAGCCACTCCAGTGTTTTGCTGTGAGGGACTACCAGCATAGATTCTTACCTCTGGACTAACTCCAGCTTCAGGGATcgtatgatttattttaaatgcaaatggaGAATCTTTTGTCCCTGAAACCACAGGTTTGACTCTGGGCTCAGCTTTTGAGGATAGATGAGCTTTATATTGTGTGGTTTAGGGATAGCCAGATGAGAGTCTTAAGAATCACATTTGTGTCTGCTCTGCATAGTTGTTAAAGATCCCATGGCACTTCTCACTAGAGTATCAATGTGAAAAATATATCCTAGACTTGAGTACAGCTCACAAAAATAAATCTAGTCTTCTCATTCAATGTTAGAACATATATATGTCTGGTAAATTACTTTCCTCGACTACTGCTGAGCTCAGGCACATAAGTCAGGATTCAAGCAAGTCTGGGTGCACAGATTGATGTGAACAAATATCTCATCCCTTGAATCAGTTTTAGGTGCTGCTATATACAAAACATTGATTATTGTCAAATTTAATCTGGAGTTTGGTCACctacctgaaaaatattttctgctgctcAGTTGACTTTAGCTGGCTTTAGGTACAGACTGTAGTCCCCTTCTTTTCAAACATCCCCTGTCTTGGGCATATGTCTTGTATCCCTGCTTCTCAGCCAGGCCTAGATATACATCTGAAAACTATACCCAAGCCTTCTAGCCAGCCCTGGGCAGTCTGTGGGAGTCAGCTCATGCCCACGTTTAATAGAAGATCACTCATTTCCATAAGGAAATTGTTTCCAGTTTCCTGTTCCTGCAGGTTGTACTCAACATTACAGTGCCAGGAGGGTTGGGATTTTTTGCAGTGTGTGACATTGCAGCCTAGTGTTGCTTTGTAATCTGTTTGCTTGTGGTTCgctgtctttctttctctcctcccctctgttCCTTTCATTCCACATCACCTGACCCTCCCCCAACAGCCGCAGCTGGGGAACCTGTTGCAGGTAAACCGGACCTTGGGCCGCAATGTCCCTCTTGCCTCCCAACTCATCCTGATGCCTAATGGGGCCGTGGCTGCTGTCCAGCAGGAGGTACCACCCACTCAGTCTCCTGGGGTCCATGCAGACACAGACCAGGTCAGTGATACCCCCTCCCAGggtcctcccctccatcccgcacTCAGTCGCTCCACACTCTGGTCTCTGTCTCCAGTTCTCCCTGTGTAGGGGATTAGTTCTATTTTATCCCCATCCTGTATCCCTATAACTGCTGCATGCAGGAGGGTCTGTTCTCTCTTGCCACTGTGTTTCTATGTTTGCTTTTTGCCTTCAGAGACAGGATTCATTTCTGCTTAAAATTCCTTGGGTGAACCACAGGCTGGATCAGTCCTATCTTCACAATTTCTTGGTTGTCCTTTTGTGGAAAGAATTGTGGGTTCTGTGTCCAGTTTTCAGTGGGACAGGCACTCTGCAATGAAGAGTCTCTGCCATTGGTGGTATTCCTTGACCTAGTTGGTTTGCTGTTGTAAAGATGCCGAAGACTGAATAGACCACAAGGTCTTAGCTCCTGCATTCATCTGTAAATATTTCTCCAGGTCAAGCAGCTGCCATGGCTTTCCATTTTCTGGTTCCTTCCCAGTCATTCTAGGGATTTCCAGAGGAATTTTTGAACAACTTGAACTGCTCCTTTCTGCCCCTGCTGCAGTTACTTCATATTTGCCTCGCCTGGAGCACTTTCTTTGAAGCAAAGTCAGCCACGATCAAACTTGAAGATAACACTGCATTTGGAGGGGGAgtaaatgcagagagaaatgcagagagaaaCTGGAGAAATCAGAAGGGCTGCatgccatgagaagagatgtgggCCTCCTGAGTGGCAAGCCCTGCACAGAGAGAGGAGGCAGGtggcacaaaaattaaaaaggaattgcTGAACTTAAAGGGGAATCTCAGTGCTTTCTGAGCCATGCTAAAATGGATCCTACAGATGCAGGAGCAAGGCAGGCAGGTCTGAAGGCTGTCCCATGCCTTTTAGTTTCTGATGTTAGAATTTACTGTATGGagggaatagtgttatcctcaaATTCTGTTCAGAAAGTGCCACGAGATCTTTAACTTCCATCAGAGATGGACAGAAGGGAGTTTAGGTTAATAAGTCTTCTGGGGAGGGCTGCACCTGAGCTTTGCCCTGCAATATTAGCCAGCTCCCTGTGTGAGACTTTAAGCATCAGCTTAGCCTGCATCCCAGTAGCGCGTATTGCGTCTGTGTTCTCTGCTTTTGTTAAGCTCCCAGGAAGTAACATACATAAAGCAAATGGACTCTgttttgtatgtgtgtttctAGGTGCAGAACTTGGCTGTGAGGAGCCAGCAGACCTCAGCCGCTAATGCCCAGCTCCAAGGCTCTGCTCAGAAGGCAGCTCTTCCAGGAAACTCCCAGCCTTCGGGCCTACCACAGGCCACAAATACAGGCCAAACATTGGCAGTGGCTCAGGCGGCTTCTAGCAGTCCAGGCCAGTCCCTCAACTTGAGCCAGGGGGCCACAGGCAGCAATGGTATCTCTGggggtgtggtggcaagtagtgggaGCCAGACCTCAACAGGATTGAGCCAGGCATCCTCAGCAGGCCCTGCTGGCAGTTGCCAAAGGAAAGGCACAGGGGTGGTTCAGCCGTTACCAATAGCAGCTGCTCAGGCAGTGACTGTCAGCCAGGGAAGCCAAACAGAAACAGAGAATGCAACCACAAAGAAAGGCGAAGCGGACAGTGGTGGACAGCAAACGGTGGGCATGAACCTGACCAGGACAGCTACACCAGCACCCAGCCAGACATTGATCAGCTCAGGTAAGTGGAGACCTGCTCCTCCTCTTTGAGCTCATTGGGCCTTCGCAAGAGAGTCTCTTTTGAAAGCCCAGCGGTGAGAGGTTTCCTGACATGCCTCCCAGCCTCAGTGTTCCAGAGTGCTATTCTCTAGGAATTATCCTTCTCTGTGAATGAGATAATTTGATCTCAGCCCATTCAGTCCCCAGTCTCCTCTACCAGTAAGTTGTCAGTCATTTCGGAGCTTAACAATTTGAACCTGCATTGAGGGGTTAAAAAGTCCATTTCCTATCCCTGCTTCTTtttgttcccagctgtcctgccACTAATCTTCTATACTatcctcttttccctccctgtgTTTGTAGCCACATATACACAGATCCAGCCCCACTCGCtgatacagcagcagcagcagatccaCCTGCAGAAGCAGGTAGTGATCCAGCAGCAGATTGCCATTCATCACCAGCAGCAGTTCCAACACCGCCAGTCCCAGCTCCTCCACACAGCCACCCATCTCCAACTGgctcagcaacagcaacagcagcaagcgCCATCTCTgactcaacagcagcagcaaggtcaacCCCCCCAGCAGCAAGCTTCTTCTCAAAACCAGCAGCAAGCTCAGACCCTTGTGGTGCAACCTATGTTGCAGTCCCAGCCGCAGCCTGTTCAGCTCCAGCAGGACAGCCCTTGCCAGCCAGCCACCAAGTCACCTGTTCCAATTCAGTCAAAATCTCTGGTCACCCCCATCAAACCACCTCAGCTTGGGCCTGCCAAAATgtcagcagcacagcagcctcCACCACACATCCCAGTGCAGGTGGTGGGTACACGGCAGCAGGGCTCAGGCCAAGCTCAGGCACTGGGTTTGGCTCAGATTGCTGCAGCAGTGCCCACCTCCCGGGGAATGCCAGCTGTGGTCCAGCCTGTTTCCCAAGCCCATATTGCTTCTCCATCATCTGCTCCAGCATCCTCACAGGAAGCTCCTCCCCTCACCACAGGGGTAAATTTGGCACAAGTTCAAGGCACAGCCCACATGGTGAAGAGCACAGCCTCCTCTCCAGTTGTGGCTCAGATGCCAGCAGCATTCTACATGCAGTCTGTCCAGTTGCCAGTAAGTAACATCACTGAGGAGAATAGCAAATGGGTTCTATTTGTTCATTCCTAGGAGACCAATTGCAGTGCAGCCCTGGGTCAGTGAGGTGGGATGCATAAAGGGTTTGGGGAAAGGAATATGgagatttttcctttcaaatacatTAATTCCAATCCAACCCTAGGGGTTACTGACTGCAAGCAGTTCTCTTTCACATGATCATTCAAAGGCTTGCATGAAATGTGTTGGTGAGACTCAGTCCTGCCTCGAATGGGAGTATATGTCCTCATCACACACTGTCACAATTAACAATAATTGGCCTCCTTGTTGTCTCTCTCAGGAGAGAGACCAAGGCTGAGTGGGCCATGAAGACTGAACTCTTCTCTCCCTGCTAGGTGTGGATACCACCAGATCAGAGACCCCTTGGTATGTGGTATTGGCCAGAGTTTGGGCTGGCTCTAGGCTTCTAAGTTTTCCCTAGCAGCAGGCTATGCAGAAGTAAATGAAGATGGCTTATGCTGCACAGGCTTCTTTCATGCTGCTCTGAATTGTCCAGCTAGAGCCTGCCTAACTCCCTGTGACCACAACACCTTGCCAGCCCAGATATCCTTAGCAGGCTCCTCAGACCATTCATTTTCTTGGAGTTTCACCTGTGTAGTCAAGGGCAGAGTGCACCAGTTTGTTCCTAAACTCTGGCTCCTCCTTTCAGGCAAATACTGTGATGGCTCCCTGATTTTTTGAGAACTGGGGGACAACTCTGCTCTTGTCCAGCATGTTTCCCTTACTGTTCTAACTCTCTTCCTTTGTAGAAGGAATGATTTTGCTAAAGGCCTGTTTGGAAGCTAGTGGGTAACTGCCATTCCACTTCCTTCTCCCTGGAGTAATCCCTTGAGACTGGGACAGTGCTAGTGTCTTGATGTTATATCAGTGTATCAAGATGAATTGGGACACCGTATCCTAGTCACAGTGCTGTCCTGGTAAATGTCCTAAGCTTTGTTTCCCAGTAGGCAAATTTCTTAAGCAGAGGAGTGTACTGTTGAGGGAGCTTGAGCTGTCAGAGGAAGGAGCCAGGCAGAAGACAAAGGAAGATGGAGCAGGCATATCCTCTTGTTGCCTTCAGTCTATGGTGTACTGTGATTTGGGGAGGTCCTCTTTCTGCTTATGTGTTCCTCTTTCTTCACACAGGGCAAGTCTCAGACCTTAGCGGTGAAGCGCAAGGCAGAgtcagaggaggagaaggaggaatcaCCCAGTGTCAATGCAGTCTTGCCTGCTAGGTCCTCTCCTGTGACAGACAGCCCCAAAAACATGGAGGAGAAAAGTGGCCTTGGAGGTGAGGTGCAAAGGAAAGCTATGTATTTTGTTGGCTAATGATCTAATTTCATATTGCAAAGGGAACATTAGGAGTAGAGAGAGCAATGGTTACAGTGACTCCTATGCTCTTAACGTTCCAGATAAATCTGATCCTGCTGCCAGTGCAACCCCAAATCCCACCTCAAATGAAGCAACATCAGTCACACCCACTTCGGCTTCCACCCCAAACGTGGCAATGGTGTCACGTCAGACGGGAGACTCCAAACCCCCACAAGCCATCGTCAAGCCCCAGATCCTCACACATATCATAGAGGGCTTTGTCATCCAGGAAGGAGCAGAGCCATTTCCGGTAAGTgtccactgctgtggggaaggagATGTATCTCTCTTTTGGGAGGGTGGTGGTCTACCTTCTTTGGACAGGAGTTTCTTTCCCCATGCTCCAAGTCTGCTTTTTCCCTCGAGACACAGGcaatgaaaagaggaaaggaaaggaggaaggtttCATTCATGAAGCAAGGCATTAAGTGGTGTGATGAAAGAAAGTGAGTTAGAGGGAGCAAAGCAAGTGATGGGAATGTTTTCCCCAGTAGTCCTCAAAACAATAATTTATGCAGGAATTGTAAGAAGGTTC from Struthio camelus isolate bStrCam1 chromosome 1, bStrCam1.hap1, whole genome shotgun sequence carries:
- the PHC1 gene encoding polyhomeotic-like protein 1 isoform X2, whose amino-acid sequence is METESEQNSSSTSGSSSSGGSTRPQISQMSLYERQAVQALQALQRQPNAAQYFHQFMLQQQLNSAQLHSLAAVQQATIAASRQASSPSTSTPQQTTTTQASINLATTSAAQLISRSQSVSSPSATTLTQSVLLGNTTSPPLNQSQAQMYLRPQLGNLLQVNRTLGRNVPLASQLILMPNGAVAAVQQEVPPTQSPGVHADTDQVQNLAVRSQQTSAANAQLQGSAQKAALPGNSQPSGLPQATNTGQTLAVAQAASSSPGQSLNLSQGATGSNGISGGVVASSGSQTSTGLSQASSAGPAGSCQRKGTGVVQPLPIAAAQAVTVSQGSQTETENATTKKGEADSGGQQTVGMNLTRTATPAPSQTLISSATYTQIQPHSLIQQQQQIHLQKQVVIQQQIAIHHQQQFQHRQSQLLHTATHLQLAQQQQQQQAPSLTQQQQQGQPPQQQASSQNQQQAQTLVVQPMLQSQPQPVQLQQDSPCQPATKSPVPIQSKSLVTPIKPPQLGPAKMSAAQQPPPHIPVQVVGTRQQGSGQAQALGLAQIAAAVPTSRGMPAVVQPVSQAHIASPSSAPASSQEAPPLTTGVNLAQVQGTAHMVKSTASSPVVAQMPAAFYMQSVQLPGKSQTLAVKRKAESEEEKEESPSVNAVLPARSSPVTDSPKNMEEKSGLGDKSDPAASATPNPTSNEATSVTPTSASTPNVAMVSRQTGDSKPPQAIVKPQILTHIIEGFVIQEGAEPFPVGCSQLLKESEKPLQGGAPSGQSENLSSNSPGRDSTSMELDKKANLLKCEYCGKYAPATQFRGSKRFCSMTCAKRYNVSCSHQFRLQRKKMKEFQEANYARVRRRGPRRSSSEIARAKIQGKRHRGQEDSSRGSDNSSYDEALSPTSPGPLSARASHGERDLSNSSMAPPTPDLHGINPVFLSSNPSRWSVEEVSEFIASLQGCQEIAEEFRSQEIDGQALLLLKEEHLMSAMNIKLGPALKICAKINVLKET
- the PHC1 gene encoding polyhomeotic-like protein 1 isoform X3 — translated: MGSGVNLSLSSQDPVTMETESEQNSSSTSGSSSSGGSTRPQISQMSLYERQAVQALQALQRQPNAAQYFHQFMLQQQLNSAQLHSLAAVQQATIAASRQASSPSTSTPQQTTTTQASINLATTSAAQLISRSQSVSSPSATTLTQSVLLGNTTSPPLNQSQAQMYLRVQNLAVRSQQTSAANAQLQGSAQKAALPGNSQPSGLPQATNTGQTLAVAQAASSSPGQSLNLSQGATGSNGISGGVVASSGSQTSTGLSQASSAGPAGSCQRKGTGVVQPLPIAAAQAVTVSQGSQTETENATTKKGEADSGGQQTVGMNLTRTATPAPSQTLISSATYTQIQPHSLIQQQQQIHLQKQVVIQQQIAIHHQQQFQHRQSQLLHTATHLQLAQQQQQQQAPSLTQQQQQGQPPQQQASSQNQQQAQTLVVQPMLQSQPQPVQLQQDSPCQPATKSPVPIQSKSLVTPIKPPQLGPAKMSAAQQPPPHIPVQVVGTRQQGSGQAQALGLAQIAAAVPTSRGMPAVVQPVSQAHIASPSSAPASSQEAPPLTTGVNLAQVQGTAHMVKSTASSPVVAQMPAAFYMQSVQLPGKSQTLAVKRKAESEEEKEESPSVNAVLPARSSPVTDSPKNMEEKSGLGDKSDPAASATPNPTSNEATSVTPTSASTPNVAMVSRQTGDSKPPQAIVKPQILTHIIEGFVIQEGAEPFPVGCSQLLKESEKPLQGGAPSGQSENLSSNSPGRDSTSMELDKKANLLKCEYCGKYAPATQFRGSKRFCSMTCAKRYNVSCSHQFRLQRKKMKEFQEANYARVRRRGPRRSSSEIARAKIQGKRHRGQEDSSRGSDNSSYDEALSPTSPGPLSARASHGERDLSNSSMAPPTPDLHGINPVFLSSNPSRWSVEEVSEFIASLQGCQEIAEEFRSQEIDGQALLLLKEEHLMSAMNIKLGPALKICAKINVLKET
- the PHC1 gene encoding polyhomeotic-like protein 1 isoform X4, translated to METESEQNSSSTSGSSSSGGSTRPQISQMSLYERQAVQALQALQRQPNAAQYFHQFMLQQQLNSAQLHSLAAVQQATIAASRQASSPSTSTPQQTTTTQASINLATTSAAQLISRSQSVSSPSATTLTQSVLLGNTTSPPLNQSQAQMYLRVQNLAVRSQQTSAANAQLQGSAQKAALPGNSQPSGLPQATNTGQTLAVAQAASSSPGQSLNLSQGATGSNGISGGVVASSGSQTSTGLSQASSAGPAGSCQRKGTGVVQPLPIAAAQAVTVSQGSQTETENATTKKGEADSGGQQTVGMNLTRTATPAPSQTLISSATYTQIQPHSLIQQQQQIHLQKQVVIQQQIAIHHQQQFQHRQSQLLHTATHLQLAQQQQQQQAPSLTQQQQQGQPPQQQASSQNQQQAQTLVVQPMLQSQPQPVQLQQDSPCQPATKSPVPIQSKSLVTPIKPPQLGPAKMSAAQQPPPHIPVQVVGTRQQGSGQAQALGLAQIAAAVPTSRGMPAVVQPVSQAHIASPSSAPASSQEAPPLTTGVNLAQVQGTAHMVKSTASSPVVAQMPAAFYMQSVQLPGKSQTLAVKRKAESEEEKEESPSVNAVLPARSSPVTDSPKNMEEKSGLGDKSDPAASATPNPTSNEATSVTPTSASTPNVAMVSRQTGDSKPPQAIVKPQILTHIIEGFVIQEGAEPFPVGCSQLLKESEKPLQGGAPSGQSENLSSNSPGRDSTSMELDKKANLLKCEYCGKYAPATQFRGSKRFCSMTCAKRYNVSCSHQFRLQRKKMKEFQEANYARVRRRGPRRSSSEIARAKIQGKRHRGQEDSSRGSDNSSYDEALSPTSPGPLSARASHGERDLSNSSMAPPTPDLHGINPVFLSSNPSRWSVEEVSEFIASLQGCQEIAEEFRSQEIDGQALLLLKEEHLMSAMNIKLGPALKICAKINVLKET
- the PHC1 gene encoding polyhomeotic-like protein 1 isoform X1, translated to MGSGVNLSLSSQDPVTMETESEQNSSSTSGSSSSGGSTRPQISQMSLYERQAVQALQALQRQPNAAQYFHQFMLQQQLNSAQLHSLAAVQQATIAASRQASSPSTSTPQQTTTTQASINLATTSAAQLISRSQSVSSPSATTLTQSVLLGNTTSPPLNQSQAQMYLRPQLGNLLQVNRTLGRNVPLASQLILMPNGAVAAVQQEVPPTQSPGVHADTDQVQNLAVRSQQTSAANAQLQGSAQKAALPGNSQPSGLPQATNTGQTLAVAQAASSSPGQSLNLSQGATGSNGISGGVVASSGSQTSTGLSQASSAGPAGSCQRKGTGVVQPLPIAAAQAVTVSQGSQTETENATTKKGEADSGGQQTVGMNLTRTATPAPSQTLISSATYTQIQPHSLIQQQQQIHLQKQVVIQQQIAIHHQQQFQHRQSQLLHTATHLQLAQQQQQQQAPSLTQQQQQGQPPQQQASSQNQQQAQTLVVQPMLQSQPQPVQLQQDSPCQPATKSPVPIQSKSLVTPIKPPQLGPAKMSAAQQPPPHIPVQVVGTRQQGSGQAQALGLAQIAAAVPTSRGMPAVVQPVSQAHIASPSSAPASSQEAPPLTTGVNLAQVQGTAHMVKSTASSPVVAQMPAAFYMQSVQLPGKSQTLAVKRKAESEEEKEESPSVNAVLPARSSPVTDSPKNMEEKSGLGDKSDPAASATPNPTSNEATSVTPTSASTPNVAMVSRQTGDSKPPQAIVKPQILTHIIEGFVIQEGAEPFPVGCSQLLKESEKPLQGGAPSGQSENLSSNSPGRDSTSMELDKKANLLKCEYCGKYAPATQFRGSKRFCSMTCAKRYNVSCSHQFRLQRKKMKEFQEANYARVRRRGPRRSSSEIARAKIQGKRHRGQEDSSRGSDNSSYDEALSPTSPGPLSARASHGERDLSNSSMAPPTPDLHGINPVFLSSNPSRWSVEEVSEFIASLQGCQEIAEEFRSQEIDGQALLLLKEEHLMSAMNIKLGPALKICAKINVLKET